The following are from one region of the Physeter macrocephalus isolate SW-GA unplaced genomic scaffold, ASM283717v5 random_337, whole genome shotgun sequence genome:
- the SFXN3 gene encoding sideroflexin-3 — MGELPLDINIQEPRWDQSTFLGRARHFFTVTDPRNLLLSGAQLEASRNIVQNYRAGVVTPGLTEDQLWRAKYVYDSAFHPDTGEKVVLIGRMSAQVPMNMTITGCMLTFYRQTPTVVFWQWVNQSFNAIVNYSNRSGDAPITVGQLGTAYVSATTGAVATALGLKSLTKRLPPLVGRFVPFAAVAAANCINIPLMRQRELQVGIPVTDEQGQRLGHSVAAAKQGIFQVVISRICMAIPAMAIPPVIMDTLEKKDFLKRRPWLGAPLQVGLVGFCLVFATPLCCALFPQRSSIHVSRLEPELRAQIHEENPSIEVVYYNKGL, encoded by the exons ATGGGTGAGTTGCCCTTAGATATCAATATCCAGGAACCTCGCTGGGACCAGAGCACTTTCCTGGGCAGAGCCCGGCACTTCTTCACTGTGACCGACCCCCGAAATCTGCTGTTGTCTGGGGCACAGCTAGAAGCTTCCCGGAACATCGTACAGAACTACAG GGCCGGCGTGGTGACGCCAGGGCTCACCGAGGACCAGCTCTGGAGGGCCAAGTATGTGTACGACTCTGCCTTCCATCCAGACACAGGGGAGAAGGTGGTCCTGATTGGCCGCATGTCAGCCCAGGTGCCCATGAACATGACCATCACCGGCTGCATGCTCACCTTCTACAGGCAG ACCCCAACCGTGGTGTTCTGGCAGTGGGTGAATCAGTCCTTCAATGCCATCGTTAACTACTCCAACCGCAGTGGCGACGCTCCCATCACTGTGGG GCAGCTGGGAACGGCTTACGTGAGTGCTACCACCGGGGCTGTGGCCACGGCCCTGGGACTCAAATCCCTCACCAAG CGTCTGCCCCCGCTGGTTGGCAGATTTGTGCCCTTTGCAGCTGTGGCAGCTGCCAACTGCATCAACATCCCCCTGATGAGGCAGCG aGAGCTGCAGGTGGGCATCCCGGTGACCGATGAACAGGGTCAGAGGCTTGGCCACTCGGTGGCCGCAGCCAAGCAAGGAATCTTCCAGGTGGTGATATCAAGAATCTGCATGGCGATTCCTGCCATGG CCATTCCCCCCGTGATCATGGACACCCTGGAGAAGAAAGACTTCCTAAAG cgCCGCCCCTGGCTGGGGGCGCCCCTGCAGGTGGGACTGGTGGGCTTCTG CCTGGTATTTGCCACCCCCCTGTGCTGTGCCCTGTTCCCCCAGAGAAG CTCCATACACGTGAGCAGGCTGGAGCCGGAGCTGAGAGCTCAGATCCATGAGGAAAACCCCAGTATCGAAGTGGTTTACTACAACAAGGGACTTTGA